The following proteins are encoded in a genomic region of Sorangiineae bacterium MSr12523:
- a CDS encoding carbohydrate ABC transporter permease has translation MRRSTAPALLVGILALLVLVWTLAPVAWMVVSSFKPTPAIKTASPTWLFEPTLEHYRDLIGAGNDVRPFAKNSLLAAGLSTALAVGLGALGGYGLAHWHHKSKKHLAFWIISTRMAPIAAVILPLFILFRQLGLIDSIAGLTLAYLSFNLPFAIWLMSAFFADVPPSLEEAARVDGCSRWQAFWYVVLPTTTPGLVTTGVLCLVFSWNDYAFASSFSGPGSQTLPMAAGRLITQGGVDWGQLTALGTIIVLPMIFAGLAVRRWLVTGLTMGAVTGE, from the coding sequence ATGAGGCGCTCCACCGCACCCGCGCTCCTCGTCGGGATCCTGGCGCTGCTCGTGCTCGTGTGGACGCTCGCGCCCGTCGCGTGGATGGTCGTGTCCTCGTTCAAGCCGACTCCGGCCATCAAAACAGCATCGCCGACCTGGCTTTTCGAGCCCACCCTGGAGCACTACCGCGATTTGATCGGCGCCGGAAACGACGTGCGCCCCTTCGCGAAGAATAGCCTGCTCGCCGCAGGGCTCTCGACCGCGCTCGCCGTCGGCCTGGGCGCGCTCGGCGGGTATGGCCTGGCCCATTGGCATCACAAGAGCAAAAAGCACTTGGCCTTCTGGATCATCTCGACCCGCATGGCCCCCATTGCGGCGGTCATACTTCCGCTGTTCATCCTGTTCCGGCAATTGGGGCTCATCGACTCCATTGCCGGTTTGACCTTGGCGTACCTGTCTTTCAACTTGCCATTCGCCATTTGGCTCATGAGCGCATTTTTCGCGGACGTGCCGCCCTCGCTCGAGGAGGCGGCCCGCGTCGATGGGTGCTCGCGATGGCAGGCCTTTTGGTACGTCGTATTGCCGACCACCACGCCGGGGCTCGTCACCACCGGCGTGCTTTGTCTCGTCTTCTCGTGGAACGATTACGCGTTTGCGTCCAGCTTTTCGGGGCCGGGCTCGCAGACGCTGCCGATGGCCGCGGGAAGGCTCATCACACAAGGCGGGGTCGATTGGGGCCAGCTCACCGCCCTGGGCACCATCATCGTGCTGCCCATGATTTTCGCTGGTCTCGCCGTCCGCCGGTGGCTCGTCACCGGCCTCACCATGGGAGCTGTGACAGGAGAATGA
- a CDS encoding extracellular solute-binding protein gives MDGSTPVSRRSWLHGMGALGALAYLGCKGGSKESGAGAAAEPVADVWARYRGTTINFISENTPPSAAIAANLKPFEDLTGIKVNISQMELTKLVEKVSLDFSSGQAGFHVIYADPYQVLAPFSEGLVDLTKFLEKSDSFPPLENGLSDFITTQLDAGGRFLDRQKLYALPYDTPTMIWHYRADLFQKHKDKMSHDLGFDPTPSIQLTWEQYYAIARWFDKNAKSEIPYGTGHQAKQHDALMCDFSNVLWAYGGDYFQAGPELGLVGTKKPGKSILSGNEAIAAAEFYNKLLKLAHPGSRTWDWDGVASAFQAGQIAMCPNWHEFAASNEKALPGKVGYAPLPRGPKRSANIWGGTGVGINANASDKEQAAAWLFINWATSPATQFMTLASEKGGGTPTRRSVYARPEVEAAKKRPSPLPNILAAEAVNEAWKPENIGLRPKVATWNQLDTILFTQVSRMLAGEIKPDDAMRSSAEKFDVVNKV, from the coding sequence ATGGACGGCTCCACCCCTGTGTCCCGTCGCTCGTGGCTGCATGGCATGGGCGCGCTCGGTGCGTTGGCTTACTTAGGCTGCAAGGGCGGCTCCAAAGAAAGCGGTGCGGGGGCGGCCGCTGAACCGGTGGCGGATGTGTGGGCCCGGTACAGAGGGACCACCATCAACTTCATCTCCGAGAACACCCCGCCCTCGGCGGCGATTGCGGCGAATTTGAAGCCGTTCGAGGATTTGACCGGCATCAAAGTCAACATTTCGCAGATGGAGCTGACCAAGCTCGTCGAAAAAGTGTCGCTCGACTTCTCCAGCGGCCAGGCTGGATTTCACGTCATCTACGCCGACCCGTACCAAGTGCTCGCGCCCTTCTCGGAAGGGTTGGTCGATTTGACGAAATTTCTCGAGAAAAGCGACTCGTTTCCGCCGCTCGAGAACGGCCTTTCCGACTTCATCACCACCCAACTCGATGCGGGTGGGCGCTTTCTCGATCGGCAAAAGCTTTATGCGCTGCCGTACGACACGCCCACCATGATTTGGCATTATCGTGCGGATCTTTTCCAGAAGCACAAAGATAAAATGTCGCACGACCTCGGGTTCGACCCGACGCCGTCCATCCAGCTCACCTGGGAACAGTATTATGCCATTGCGCGCTGGTTCGATAAGAACGCCAAGTCCGAAATACCTTACGGGACAGGGCACCAGGCCAAACAGCACGATGCCTTGATGTGCGACTTCTCCAACGTGCTCTGGGCCTACGGTGGCGACTATTTCCAGGCCGGGCCCGAGCTCGGGCTCGTCGGCACGAAAAAGCCCGGCAAGTCGATTCTTTCCGGGAACGAGGCCATCGCGGCGGCCGAGTTTTACAACAAGCTGCTCAAGCTCGCGCACCCCGGATCGCGCACGTGGGATTGGGACGGGGTGGCCAGTGCCTTTCAGGCGGGGCAAATCGCCATGTGCCCCAATTGGCACGAGTTCGCGGCCTCCAACGAGAAAGCGCTTCCAGGCAAGGTCGGATATGCGCCCCTCCCGCGCGGGCCGAAGCGATCGGCCAATATATGGGGCGGCACCGGTGTGGGCATCAATGCCAACGCATCGGACAAAGAGCAGGCAGCGGCGTGGCTATTCATCAATTGGGCCACGTCTCCGGCCACGCAGTTCATGACCTTGGCCAGCGAAAAGGGCGGCGGCACGCCCACACGCCGCTCGGTGTATGCGCGGCCCGAGGTCGAAGCGGCCAAAAAGCGCCCGTCGCCATTGCCCAACATCCTCGCCGCCGAGGCGGTGAACGAAGCGTGGAAGCCCGAGAACATCGGCCTGCGCCCCAAAGTAGCCACCTGGAACCAGCTCGACACGATTCTCTTTACCCAGGTGTCGCGCATGCTCGCCGGTGAGATCAAACCCGATGACGCCATGCGATCGTCGGCCGAAAAGTTCGACGTGGTGAACAAGGTATGA
- a CDS encoding MATE family efflux transporter, translating into MSLVPTLRHPHDREIVRLAVPAFGALVAEPLFLLADSAIVGHLGTAQQAGLGIAGQALTTIVGICIFLAYGTTSSVARQVGAGNTVQALRQGVDGVWLALAIGAALIVVGWPLSPAIVNAFGASPAVAPHAETYLRTSLFGVPGMLVMLAGTGVLRGLQDTRTPLFVSVGCFALNLLLNVLFVLILGWGIAGSAWGTAIAQTAGAAIYAAVVIRGARAHGASLRPDLAGLRASATAGAALIVRTISLQIVLVVATGVAAHLGNAEAAAYTVGARIWMFLAFALDAIAIAAQAITGRYLGASDVAGTRAATRRMVEWGVASGIVFGLVVLVVRGLLPELFTHDPRVRELLVSSLVAIACMQPIAGAVFVLDGVLIGAGDQRYLALAQTLAMIAFLPVAWFMGSLTALWGAMALWMAVRLLTLGLRARGTAWLVTGA; encoded by the coding sequence ATGTCCCTCGTGCCCACGCTTCGCCACCCTCACGATCGCGAAATCGTACGCCTCGCGGTCCCCGCATTTGGGGCACTGGTGGCCGAGCCGCTCTTTCTGCTCGCGGATTCGGCCATCGTCGGGCACTTGGGCACGGCGCAGCAGGCGGGACTGGGCATCGCGGGGCAGGCGCTGACGACCATCGTCGGGATCTGCATTTTTCTCGCCTACGGCACCACGTCGTCGGTGGCGCGCCAGGTTGGGGCCGGCAATACGGTGCAGGCCCTCCGCCAAGGCGTCGATGGCGTGTGGCTCGCGCTCGCGATCGGAGCGGCGCTCATCGTCGTCGGATGGCCGCTCTCGCCTGCCATCGTGAATGCCTTTGGCGCGTCGCCTGCGGTGGCTCCGCATGCCGAGACGTATTTGCGAACGAGCCTCTTCGGCGTCCCGGGCATGTTGGTGATGCTGGCCGGCACCGGTGTGCTGCGCGGCCTGCAAGACACGCGAACACCTCTTTTCGTTTCGGTGGGTTGCTTCGCGCTGAATCTGCTGCTGAACGTGCTGTTCGTCTTGATCCTCGGCTGGGGCATTGCCGGCTCCGCATGGGGCACGGCCATCGCACAAACCGCAGGCGCGGCCATTTATGCGGCCGTCGTGATTCGAGGTGCCCGCGCACACGGGGCCTCGCTGCGGCCGGATCTCGCCGGGCTGCGGGCCAGCGCGACGGCGGGGGCCGCGTTGATCGTGCGCACGATTTCACTGCAGATCGTGCTGGTCGTGGCGACCGGGGTGGCGGCGCATCTCGGCAACGCCGAAGCGGCGGCCTACACCGTGGGGGCGCGCATCTGGATGTTCCTCGCCTTCGCGCTCGACGCCATTGCCATTGCGGCACAAGCCATCACCGGGCGTTACCTCGGCGCCTCCGACGTGGCCGGAACGCGCGCCGCCACCCGGCGCATGGTCGAGTGGGGCGTGGCCAGCGGCATCGTCTTCGGGCTCGTGGTGCTGGTCGTTCGCGGGCTCCTCCCCGAGCTTTTTACGCACGATCCGCGGGTACGCGAGCTGCTCGTCTCGTCCCTCGTGGCCATTGCATGCATGCAGCCCATCGCCGGCGCCGTGTTCGTCCTCGACGGCGTCCTCATTGGTGCAGGCGACCAACGCTATTTGGCATTGGCGCAGACCCTCGCCATGATCGCATTTCTTCCCGTCGCATGGTTCATGGGCAGCCTCACCGCACTTTGGGGAGCGATGGCACTCTGGATGGCCGTCCGCCTGCTCACCCTCGGCCTGCGCGCCCGCGGCACCGCGTGGCTCGTCACCGGTGCCTGA
- a CDS encoding PaaI family thioesterase, with protein MHERIRASFERQGLMRHLGAELADISPGRVTIVLRSRPEVTQQHGYIHAGATSAIADSAGGYAALSVFPDDAEVLTVEYKINLLAPATGDYLEAIGTVVKSGRTLTVCHLEVFGVQGSERKLVAMGQQTLICLRQDSK; from the coding sequence ATGCATGAACGAATCCGCGCGAGCTTCGAACGCCAAGGTCTGATGCGTCACTTGGGCGCCGAGCTGGCGGACATCTCCCCGGGACGGGTCACGATCGTCCTTCGCAGCCGCCCGGAGGTCACCCAGCAGCACGGCTATATCCACGCGGGAGCCACCAGTGCGATCGCCGACAGCGCAGGCGGCTATGCAGCCCTCTCCGTCTTTCCCGACGACGCCGAAGTGTTGACGGTGGAATACAAGATCAACCTGCTCGCGCCCGCAACGGGCGACTACCTGGAGGCGATCGGCACCGTCGTCAAGTCCGGGCGCACGCTCACCGTTTGCCATCTCGAGGTCTTCGGCGTGCAAGGCTCCGAGCGAAAGCTCGTAGCAATGGGGCAGCAGACGCTGATCTGCCTCCGCCAAGACTCCAAATGA
- a CDS encoding GNAT family N-acetyltransferase yields the protein MKTIDEVSTPRLRLRRLRESDLEPFSAMNADPRVVEYLSTALSRTDSDALVARIGQHWDEHGFGLWAIEVPGEAPFIGFTGLARPRFHAHFTPCVEIGWRLAAEHWGRGYATEAARAALRVGFEVLGLPEIVSFTAVGNARSRRVMEKLGMRHEPRDDFDHPSLPEGHRLRRHVLYRLSATAAGASPSR from the coding sequence GTGAAAACGATCGACGAAGTTTCGACGCCGCGCCTTCGCCTGCGTCGGTTGCGTGAAAGCGATCTCGAACCGTTCTCGGCGATGAATGCCGATCCGCGCGTGGTGGAGTACCTTTCCACCGCCCTGTCGCGCACCGATAGCGACGCACTCGTGGCGCGAATTGGCCAGCATTGGGACGAGCACGGGTTCGGGCTGTGGGCCATCGAAGTCCCCGGCGAAGCGCCCTTCATTGGATTTACGGGCCTCGCCCGGCCGCGGTTCCATGCGCACTTCACGCCCTGCGTGGAGATCGGCTGGCGCCTCGCCGCCGAACATTGGGGCCGCGGCTACGCCACGGAGGCCGCACGCGCCGCGTTGCGTGTGGGCTTCGAGGTGCTCGGCCTTCCCGAAATCGTGTCCTTCACCGCCGTGGGCAATGCGCGCTCGCGCCGCGTGATGGAGAAACTCGGCATGCGCCACGAGCCCCGCGACGACTTCGATCATCCGAGTCTGCCCGAAGGCCATCGCCTTCGCCGTCATGTGTTGTATCGGCTCAGCGCGACGGCCGCAGGCGCTTCACCGTCTCGATGA
- a CDS encoding LysR family transcriptional regulator, translated as MTDSLDGLSSFLAVAQHKSFTAAASEVGVTPTAMSQKIKLLERRLGVVLFQRTTRHVALTDAGQTLFERLRPALRDVEDALTALSDYRGRPSGKLRLTAPRTSCTWPVAPLVARMREAYPELTVEVSLDDAFVDIVASGFDAGIRLGDSVEKDMVRVPISKHSSWSIVGSPAYLAKMGRPSKPEDLLRHHAVRQRMIATGVVYRWELERRGKEITIDVPGGIVVNDIRLMVALVREGSGLAYVPDEEVEADLAAGRLERVLESFVTKGPGLCLYFPERTQEQPKMRALIETVKRLRPSR; from the coding sequence GTGGCGCAGCACAAAAGCTTCACGGCCGCGGCCTCCGAGGTCGGCGTGACGCCCACGGCGATGAGCCAGAAGATCAAGCTGCTCGAGCGCCGGCTCGGCGTGGTGCTCTTCCAGCGCACCACGCGGCACGTGGCCCTCACCGACGCGGGGCAAACGCTTTTCGAGCGGCTTCGCCCCGCCTTGCGCGATGTGGAGGACGCGCTCACCGCCTTGAGCGACTACCGCGGGCGCCCATCGGGCAAGCTGCGCCTCACCGCACCGCGCACCAGCTGCACCTGGCCCGTGGCACCCCTCGTGGCGCGCATGCGGGAGGCTTACCCCGAGCTCACCGTCGAAGTCTCGCTCGATGACGCCTTCGTCGACATCGTCGCCTCGGGATTCGACGCGGGCATTCGCCTCGGCGATTCCGTCGAAAAGGACATGGTGCGCGTTCCCATCTCGAAGCACTCGTCCTGGTCCATCGTGGGCTCGCCCGCGTACCTCGCGAAAATGGGGCGCCCTTCCAAGCCGGAGGATTTGCTCCGACACCACGCGGTTCGCCAGCGCATGATCGCGACCGGCGTCGTCTACCGCTGGGAGCTCGAACGGCGGGGGAAGGAGATCACCATCGACGTGCCCGGTGGCATCGTCGTCAATGACATCCGCCTCATGGTGGCGCTGGTTCGCGAGGGCAGCGGCCTTGCGTACGTCCCCGACGAGGAAGTCGAAGCCGATCTTGCCGCCGGCCGCCTCGAACGCGTTCTCGAGTCCTTCGTCACCAAGGGCCCAGGTCTCTGCCTCTATTTTCCCGAGCGCACCCAGGAGCAGCCGAAAATGCGCGCCCTCATCGAGACGGTGAAGCGCCTGCGGCCGTCGCGCTGA
- a CDS encoding cytosine permease, producing the protein MPEIETRSIDPIPALERHGHPRSLFALWFAANMQITSAITGALTVLVGLHPAWAVVAIVLGNALGGVPMALHAAQGPKLGVPQMIQSRAQFGVYGAVLPLVLVVMMYLGFFASGNVLGGQAVAGLTHLPIDAAIVLYAALTAVVAIVGYRLIHRFGWLASGLSVVVFVYLSVRLVTGHDVGSLLSGAHFELPPFLLALSLTASWQLTFGPYVADTSRYLPENTSVRATFWWTYGGTVLGAAWAMSFGALAFALAGKAFKGHEVAYVVGLGGPALAVPLLISVALGKFTVNVLNVYGGYMSVATTLTAFSGRAVLSQRGRIGYVLAVAVVGATLAVLGRGDFLRNFILFLEFLLYFLTPWSAINLMDFYVVHREHYDVPALYDAAGPYGRWNVRALVIYAVGVLVQIPFANVPGVFTGWLAPWMGGADIAWLLGLLVPAVLYRVTK; encoded by the coding sequence GTGCCCGAGATCGAGACACGGTCCATCGACCCCATCCCGGCGCTCGAGCGGCATGGCCACCCGCGCAGCCTTTTTGCCTTGTGGTTCGCCGCCAACATGCAGATCACCTCGGCCATCACCGGGGCGCTCACCGTGCTCGTGGGGCTGCACCCCGCGTGGGCCGTCGTGGCCATCGTTCTGGGCAATGCCCTCGGCGGCGTCCCCATGGCACTGCACGCCGCGCAAGGTCCGAAGCTCGGCGTCCCGCAAATGATCCAGAGCCGCGCCCAATTCGGTGTGTACGGCGCCGTCTTGCCGCTGGTGCTCGTGGTGATGATGTACCTCGGCTTTTTCGCCAGCGGCAACGTGCTCGGTGGCCAGGCCGTGGCGGGGCTCACGCATCTGCCCATCGATGCCGCCATCGTCCTTTATGCCGCGCTCACCGCGGTCGTCGCCATTGTGGGCTATCGCCTCATTCATCGCTTCGGATGGCTGGCCTCCGGGCTCTCGGTCGTCGTTTTCGTGTACCTCTCGGTCCGGCTCGTCACCGGGCACGATGTGGGGTCGCTGCTCTCGGGCGCGCATTTCGAGCTGCCGCCGTTCCTGCTCGCGCTCTCGCTCACGGCGTCGTGGCAGCTCACCTTCGGACCGTACGTCGCCGATACTTCGCGCTACCTGCCGGAGAACACCTCCGTGCGTGCCACCTTCTGGTGGACCTATGGCGGCACCGTGCTCGGGGCGGCGTGGGCCATGTCCTTTGGGGCGCTCGCGTTCGCGCTGGCGGGCAAGGCCTTCAAAGGCCACGAGGTCGCGTACGTGGTGGGCCTCGGCGGACCGGCGCTGGCCGTGCCGCTGCTCATCTCCGTGGCGCTGGGCAAGTTCACCGTCAACGTGCTCAATGTCTATGGCGGCTACATGTCCGTCGCCACCACGCTCACCGCGTTTTCGGGCCGCGCCGTCTTGTCGCAGCGCGGCCGCATTGGCTACGTGCTCGCCGTGGCCGTCGTCGGGGCGACCTTGGCCGTGCTCGGCCGCGGCGACTTCTTGCGGAACTTCATCTTGTTCCTGGAGTTCTTGCTCTACTTTTTGACGCCGTGGTCGGCCATCAACCTGATGGACTTCTACGTCGTGCACCGCGAGCACTACGACGTGCCCGCGCTCTACGATGCGGCCGGCCCGTATGGCCGCTGGAACGTGCGCGCCCTGGTCATTTACGCCGTGGGCGTGCTCGTGCAGATCCCCTTTGCCAACGTGCCCGGTGTGTTCACCGGCTGGCTGGCTCCGTGGATGGGAGGTGCGGATATCGCATGGCTCCTGGGCCTGCTCGTACCGGCCGTATTGTACCGCGTTACGAAGTGA
- a CDS encoding sugar ABC transporter permease — protein sequence MKRAIPSFEMRMMLPALLVLASLSLIPFVTLIVMSFSHVKLMGGIRFENAALENWHHLLEDADVRSSWGTSLLYFGLTLGIEMALGIVFALILHRVVRGRNLLLALAIVPMFMAPIVVGLLGRFLTDSTLGLYAWALRILGFEGDLLAGKTSALLTVIAMDVWEWTPLVALVTFAGLSAVPAPLVEAAAVDGAGYFQTLRYIVFPQIRRVLLVALLVRAMDAIRFFDIITITTNGGPADATKIIPVRLYETAFRFRELGYASVIGILMLAFSILMAHAFVRVLGEKGLTR from the coding sequence ATGAAACGCGCGATTCCGAGCTTCGAAATGCGCATGATGTTGCCCGCGCTGCTCGTGCTCGCATCGCTGTCGCTCATTCCATTCGTCACGTTGATCGTCATGAGCTTCAGCCACGTGAAGCTCATGGGAGGCATTCGCTTCGAGAATGCCGCGCTGGAAAATTGGCACCACCTCCTCGAGGACGCCGACGTCCGTTCCTCGTGGGGGACGAGTCTTCTCTACTTCGGGCTCACCCTGGGCATCGAAATGGCCCTGGGCATCGTCTTCGCGCTCATCCTGCACCGGGTCGTCCGAGGCCGCAATTTGCTCTTGGCCCTGGCCATCGTGCCGATGTTCATGGCGCCCATCGTGGTGGGGCTCCTCGGGCGGTTTCTCACCGATTCGACCCTCGGCCTTTATGCCTGGGCATTGCGCATCCTCGGATTCGAGGGCGATCTTCTCGCGGGAAAGACGTCGGCGCTTCTCACCGTCATTGCCATGGACGTCTGGGAATGGACGCCGCTGGTGGCTTTGGTCACCTTTGCCGGCCTCTCCGCGGTGCCGGCGCCGCTGGTCGAGGCGGCCGCGGTGGATGGCGCGGGCTACTTCCAGACCTTGCGCTACATCGTTTTTCCGCAAATCCGCAGGGTGCTCCTGGTCGCGCTGTTGGTGCGCGCCATGGATGCCATTCGCTTTTTCGACATCATTACCATTACCACCAACGGCGGTCCGGCAGACGCGACGAAGATCATTCCGGTTCGACTTTACGAAACGGCCTTTCGATTTCGCGAACTCGGATATGCCTCGGTCATTGGCATTTTGATGCTGGCCTTCTCCATCCTGATGGCCCATGCCTTCGTGCGCGTTCTCGGCGAGAAAGGGCTCACGCGATGA
- a CDS encoding pyridoxal phosphate-dependent aminotransferase, producing MNLSNRAVNAAPFYALVFGEQAAALERQGHRVIKLSIGEPDFGAPPVVLDAMREIMDGRPLPYTAALGLPALRHAIAQFYRDQHDVEVDPSRVVITSGASAALLLVTAATTDPGDEVMMADPCYPCNRQLVESFGANARLVPASAETRFQLDAASVRAHWTDRTRSVLIASPSNPTGTSIPHHELAAICNVARERGKWRVVDEIYLNLSDHDDRGKPPQSALAIDPDAIVINSFSKYFGMTGWRLGWCVVPDTLVSAMERLAMNYFLCASAPAQLAALACFTPEALAVCEKRRLELLQRRRFVLEGLTRLGLSVPAVPDGAFYVYFDVRRTGLSSWEFCERVLREAHVALTPGKDFGHHTADTHVRLSYAASMDELREGMARLDAFLATLGTPGDRHA from the coding sequence ATGAATCTCTCGAACCGCGCCGTGAACGCGGCGCCATTTTACGCGTTGGTATTCGGTGAACAGGCCGCAGCCCTGGAGCGCCAGGGGCACCGCGTCATCAAGCTCAGCATCGGCGAACCCGACTTCGGCGCACCGCCCGTCGTGTTGGACGCGATGCGCGAGATCATGGATGGACGCCCGTTGCCCTACACGGCCGCGCTCGGATTGCCCGCACTCCGGCATGCGATCGCCCAATTCTATCGGGACCAGCACGACGTGGAGGTCGACCCCTCGCGGGTGGTCATCACGTCGGGGGCCTCCGCCGCGTTGCTGCTGGTGACGGCCGCCACCACCGATCCGGGTGACGAGGTGATGATGGCCGATCCCTGCTACCCCTGTAACCGGCAGCTCGTGGAGAGCTTCGGTGCGAACGCCCGCCTCGTGCCCGCGAGCGCCGAGACCCGCTTCCAGCTCGACGCGGCGTCCGTGCGAGCGCACTGGACGGATCGCACCCGCTCCGTGTTGATCGCCAGTCCTTCCAATCCAACCGGCACCTCGATTCCGCACCACGAGCTGGCTGCGATCTGCAACGTTGCGCGAGAACGCGGCAAATGGCGTGTCGTCGACGAGATCTACCTCAATCTCAGCGATCACGACGACCGGGGAAAACCGCCGCAGAGCGCATTGGCGATCGACCCCGACGCCATCGTCATCAACAGCTTTTCCAAGTACTTCGGCATGACCGGGTGGCGTCTCGGCTGGTGCGTCGTCCCCGATACGCTCGTATCGGCCATGGAGCGCCTCGCGATGAACTACTTCCTGTGCGCATCCGCCCCCGCGCAGCTGGCCGCCTTGGCCTGCTTCACACCCGAGGCGCTCGCCGTCTGCGAGAAGCGCCGGCTCGAACTCCTTCAGCGGCGCCGCTTCGTCCTCGAGGGCCTCACGCGCCTCGGATTGTCCGTTCCCGCGGTCCCCGATGGTGCATTCTATGTTTACTTCGACGTGCGCCGCACCGGCCTGAGCTCGTGGGAATTTTGCGAGCGGGTACTCCGGGAAGCCCACGTCGCCCTCACGCCCGGCAAAGACTTCGGACATCACACGGCGGACACGCACGTCCGGCTCTCCTACGCCGCATCGATGGACGAACTGCGCGAGGGCATGGCACGGCTCGATGCCTTTTTAGCCACCTTGGGCACGCCCGGTGATCGGCATGCATGA
- a CDS encoding NAD(P)-dependent alcohol dehydrogenase: MNENQRLAVLHGIRDIRIEERLVPEPGPRQVLVEVAAVGVCGSDVHYYEHGRIADFVVRKPLVLGHEASGTIVAVGEQVRTLTVGQRVALEPGVPCGTCRECRLGRYNLCPDVQFFATPPVDGAFAEYVVIDEAFAHPIPASLSDEAAALVEPLSVAVWAAGKARIEPGTAVLVTGAGPIGLLCVQVARARAASRIVVTDVSDHRLQAAKRMGADDVVNVRERPLSTRDIEANVLLECSGNQAAVESALRCMMPGGTVVLVGMGDVALSIDAFQAKELWVTGTFRYAHAYPASIALAGSGSVHLEGLVTGHFGLDEVTAALEAFRNDPTSLKAIVHPNSRAP; the protein is encoded by the coding sequence ATGAACGAGAACCAACGCCTCGCCGTGCTGCACGGCATCCGAGACATCCGCATCGAGGAGCGCCTCGTCCCCGAGCCGGGGCCACGGCAGGTGCTCGTCGAGGTTGCGGCCGTCGGGGTTTGCGGCTCCGACGTGCACTATTACGAACACGGTCGCATTGCCGATTTCGTCGTCCGAAAGCCGCTGGTCCTGGGGCATGAAGCCTCGGGCACCATCGTTGCCGTCGGCGAACAGGTTCGCACCCTCACCGTCGGGCAACGGGTCGCCCTGGAGCCCGGTGTGCCGTGTGGCACCTGCCGCGAATGCCGCCTCGGGCGCTACAACCTGTGCCCCGACGTGCAATTCTTCGCCACACCGCCGGTCGACGGGGCCTTTGCCGAATACGTCGTGATCGACGAAGCCTTTGCGCACCCCATTCCGGCCTCGCTCTCCGACGAAGCGGCGGCGCTCGTCGAGCCGCTCTCCGTGGCCGTGTGGGCGGCAGGCAAAGCGCGCATCGAGCCTGGTACCGCCGTCTTGGTCACCGGGGCAGGGCCCATCGGCTTGCTTTGCGTGCAGGTTGCCCGTGCCCGGGCCGCCTCGCGCATCGTGGTGACCGACGTGAGCGACCACCGCCTCCAGGCCGCGAAGCGCATGGGCGCCGACGACGTGGTCAACGTGCGCGAGCGGCCCCTCTCGACGCGCGACATCGAGGCCAACGTGCTCCTGGAGTGCTCGGGCAACCAGGCGGCGGTCGAATCGGCACTTCGATGCATGATGCCCGGCGGCACCGTCGTCTTGGTCGGCATGGGCGACGTCGCGCTCAGCATCGACGCCTTCCAGGCCAAGGAGCTCTGGGTCACGGGCACCTTCCGCTACGCGCATGCGTACCCGGCCTCCATCGCGCTGGCCGGCTCCGGCTCGGTGCACCTCGAGGGGCTCGTCACCGGCCATTTCGGCCTCGACGAGGTCACCGCGGCGCTCGAAGCATTTCGCAACGATCCGACCTCGCTCAAGGCTATCGTGCACCCGAACAGCCGCGCCCCGTGA